A portion of the Streptomyces sp. NBC_01335 genome contains these proteins:
- the pta gene encoding phosphate acetyltransferase, which produces MTRSVYVTGIDRGDGRQVVELGVMELLTRQVDRVGVFRPLVHDGPDRLFELLRARYRLSQSPETVYGLDYHEASAVQAEQGTDELVSRLVERFHQVARAYEVVLVLGTDYAETQLPDELALNARLANEFGASVITVVGGKDQPAESVRAETHNAYRAYAGLGCDVLAMVVNRVAPEDRDTLAERIVERLTVPVYVLPDDPALSAPTVAQVTAALGGTVLLGDDAGLARDALDFVFGGAMLPRVLKALTPGCMVVTPGDRADLVVGSLAAHSAGTPPIAGVLLTLDERPGEEILQLAARLAPGTPVISVPGGSFPTAGELFALEGKLNAATPRKAETALGLFERHVDTAALLERVSVARTGRVTPMMFEHDLLEQARADRRRVVLPEGSEERVLRAADVLLRRDVCELTLLGDVDLIRKKAADLGIDLADTQLIDPQTSELRQAFAERYAQLRAHRGVTVELAYDVVSDVNYFGTLMVQEGLAHGMVSGSVHSTAATIRPAFEIIKTKPDARIVSSVFFMCLADKVLVYGDCAVNPDPDAEQLSDIAVQSAATAARFGVDPRIAMLSYSTGTSGSGADVEKVREATDRVRSARPDLLIEGPIQYDAAVEPTVAATKMPESPVAGRATVLIFPDLNTGNNTYKAVQRSANAVAVGPVLQGLRKPVNDLSRGALVQDIVNTVAITAIQAQGEE; this is translated from the coding sequence GTGACGCGCAGCGTGTACGTGACCGGGATCGACCGGGGGGACGGCCGTCAGGTCGTCGAACTCGGGGTCATGGAGCTACTGACACGGCAGGTGGACCGCGTCGGCGTCTTCCGGCCGCTGGTCCACGACGGTCCCGACCGGCTGTTCGAGTTGCTGCGCGCCCGCTACCGGCTCTCCCAGAGCCCGGAGACCGTCTACGGCCTCGACTACCACGAGGCGTCGGCGGTCCAGGCGGAACAGGGTACCGACGAACTCGTCTCCCGGCTCGTCGAGCGCTTCCACCAGGTCGCGCGCGCGTACGAGGTGGTGCTGGTGCTCGGCACCGACTACGCGGAGACCCAGCTCCCCGACGAGCTGGCGCTCAACGCCCGCCTCGCCAACGAGTTCGGGGCCTCCGTCATCACGGTGGTCGGCGGCAAGGACCAGCCCGCCGAGTCGGTGCGGGCCGAGACCCACAACGCCTACCGCGCCTACGCCGGGCTCGGCTGCGACGTGCTGGCGATGGTGGTCAACCGGGTCGCGCCCGAGGACCGGGACACGCTCGCCGAGCGCATCGTGGAGCGGCTGACCGTCCCGGTCTACGTACTGCCGGACGATCCGGCCCTCTCGGCGCCCACGGTCGCGCAGGTCACCGCCGCGCTGGGCGGCACGGTGCTGCTCGGCGACGACGCGGGGCTCGCGCGGGACGCGCTGGACTTCGTGTTCGGCGGGGCGATGCTGCCGAGGGTCCTGAAGGCGCTGACGCCCGGCTGCATGGTCGTCACCCCGGGCGACCGGGCCGACCTGGTGGTGGGTTCGCTCGCCGCGCACAGCGCCGGCACCCCGCCCATCGCGGGGGTGCTGCTGACGCTGGACGAGCGTCCCGGCGAGGAGATCCTCCAGCTGGCGGCCCGGCTCGCGCCCGGCACCCCGGTGATCTCGGTTCCGGGGGGTTCCTTCCCCACCGCCGGCGAACTCTTCGCCCTCGAAGGCAAGCTGAACGCGGCCACGCCCCGCAAGGCGGAGACCGCGCTCGGCCTGTTCGAGCGCCATGTGGACACCGCGGCGCTCCTCGAACGGGTCTCGGTGGCCCGTACCGGACGCGTCACGCCGATGATGTTCGAGCACGACCTGCTGGAGCAGGCGCGCGCCGACCGGCGCCGGGTGGTGCTGCCGGAGGGTTCCGAGGAGCGCGTGCTGCGCGCCGCGGACGTGCTGCTCCGCCGCGACGTGTGCGAGCTGACGCTCCTCGGCGACGTGGACCTGATCCGCAAGAAGGCGGCCGACCTCGGCATCGACCTCGCGGACACCCAGCTCATCGACCCCCAGACCTCCGAACTGCGGCAGGCCTTCGCGGAGCGGTACGCCCAACTGCGCGCGCACCGCGGAGTGACGGTGGAGCTGGCGTACGACGTGGTCTCCGACGTGAACTACTTCGGCACGCTGATGGTCCAGGAGGGCCTGGCGCACGGCATGGTCTCCGGTTCCGTGCACTCCACGGCGGCGACCATCCGGCCGGCCTTCGAGATCATCAAGACGAAGCCGGACGCGCGCATCGTCTCCTCGGTCTTCTTCATGTGCCTCGCCGACAAGGTGCTGGTGTACGGCGACTGCGCGGTCAACCCGGACCCGGACGCCGAGCAGCTCTCGGACATCGCGGTCCAGTCGGCGGCGACGGCGGCCCGTTTCGGGGTGGACCCGCGGATCGCGATGCTGTCGTACTCGACCGGGACCTCGGGTTCCGGCGCGGACGTCGAGAAGGTGCGGGAGGCGACGGACCGGGTCCGCTCGGCACGGCCCGACCTGCTCATCGAGGGCCCGATCCAGTACGACGCGGCGGTCGAGCCGACCGTCGCGGCGACGAAGATGCCCGAGTCCCCGGTGGCGGGCCGTGCCACCGTGCTGATCTTCCCGGACCTCAACACCGGGAACAACACCTACAAGGCCGTACAGCGCTCGGCGAACGCGGTCGCGGTGGGTCCGGTGCTCCAGGGGCTGCGCAAGCCGGTCAACGACCTGTCGCGCGGCGCCCTGGTCCAGGACATCGTCAACACCGTGGCCATTACAGCCATCCAGGCGCAGGGCGAGGAGTGA
- a CDS encoding sensor histidine kinase, with amino-acid sequence MRSFRPRPRSLAGQLFAMQVVLIAAVVAGGAFFAYVSGSARAEETARRQVRAAAVAIAGSPSVREAIRTPDPSSALQPYAEQVRADTGIAFVTIMDPHGVRWTHPDRSRIGETFLGHTARALKGETFEETYTGTLGPSIRVVTPVRDGGRITGLVSAGITVERVSTQVRAQLRALSLAAAGALALGGIGTYVINARLRRHTHGMNAAELSRMHDYHEAALHAVREGLLMLDGQRRIALINDAGRELLGLGSEAVGRKADALALPPSLTGALLASEPRVDELHLTADRVIVLNSRPVVGGEQRGTVVTLRDHTELQALSGELDSERGFSQALRAQAHEAANRLHTVVSLIELGRAEEAVGFATAELELAQVLTDRVVGSVAEPVLAALLLGKAAQANERGVELVLAEDSRIDDGVLPDTLAQRDLVTVLGNLIDNALDAAAEGPGAPVAVVPAPRGEDPAAAHVPARPRVTVTAVAGADARELLLKVADNGPGIGRDDAEAVFRTGWSTHGSGRGLGLALVRQTVRRNGGTVELGRGPDGGAEFSVRLPIGDRTGRGNGATSTTSTAGERA; translated from the coding sequence ATGCGTTCCTTCCGCCCCCGTCCCCGCAGCCTGGCCGGTCAGCTCTTCGCCATGCAGGTCGTCCTGATCGCCGCCGTGGTGGCCGGCGGGGCGTTCTTCGCGTACGTCTCCGGCTCCGCGCGGGCCGAGGAGACCGCGCGGCGGCAGGTGCGGGCGGCGGCGGTGGCGATCGCCGGGTCGCCCTCCGTGCGGGAGGCGATCCGTACCCCGGACCCGTCCTCGGCGCTCCAGCCGTACGCGGAACAGGTCCGTGCGGACACCGGGATCGCGTTCGTGACGATCATGGACCCGCACGGCGTGCGCTGGACGCATCCGGACAGGTCGCGCATCGGCGAGACCTTCCTCGGGCACACCGCGCGGGCGTTGAAGGGCGAGACGTTCGAGGAGACGTACACGGGCACGCTCGGCCCGTCGATCCGGGTGGTCACCCCGGTCCGCGACGGGGGCCGGATCACCGGGCTGGTCAGCGCGGGCATCACCGTGGAGCGGGTCTCCACCCAGGTGCGGGCACAGCTGCGGGCGCTGAGCCTCGCGGCGGCGGGTGCGCTGGCGCTCGGCGGGATCGGTACGTACGTGATCAACGCCCGGCTGCGCCGCCACACGCACGGGATGAACGCGGCGGAGCTGAGCCGGATGCACGACTACCACGAGGCCGCTCTGCACGCGGTGCGCGAGGGGCTGCTGATGCTGGACGGGCAGCGGAGGATCGCGTTGATCAACGACGCGGGCCGCGAACTGCTGGGGCTGGGGTCCGAGGCGGTCGGCCGGAAGGCGGACGCGCTGGCGCTGCCGCCCTCGCTGACCGGGGCGCTGCTGGCGTCCGAGCCGCGCGTGGACGAGCTCCATCTGACGGCGGACCGGGTGATCGTGCTGAACTCCCGGCCGGTGGTGGGCGGTGAGCAGCGGGGCACCGTGGTGACACTGCGGGACCACACCGAACTTCAGGCACTGTCGGGCGAGTTGGACTCGGAGCGGGGTTTCTCGCAGGCGCTCCGCGCGCAGGCGCACGAGGCGGCGAACCGGTTGCACACGGTGGTGTCGCTGATCGAACTCGGCCGCGCCGAGGAGGCGGTGGGGTTCGCGACCGCCGAGCTGGAGCTGGCCCAGGTGCTGACGGACCGGGTGGTGGGCTCGGTCGCCGAACCTGTGCTCGCGGCGCTGCTGCTGGGCAAGGCGGCCCAGGCGAACGAGCGCGGGGTGGAGCTGGTGCTGGCCGAGGACAGCCGGATCGACGACGGGGTGCTGCCCGACACCCTGGCGCAGCGGGACCTGGTGACCGTGCTGGGCAATCTGATCGACAACGCGCTGGACGCGGCGGCCGAGGGCCCGGGCGCACCGGTGGCCGTCGTCCCCGCCCCGCGCGGCGAGGACCCGGCCGCCGCGCACGTACCCGCCCGCCCCCGGGTCACGGTGACGGCCGTCGCTGGGGCCGACGCCCGGGAGCTGCTGCTGAAGGTGGCGGACAACGGCCCCGGCATCGGGCGGGACGACGCCGAGGCGGTGTTCCGTACCGGCTGGTCGACGCACGGCAGCGGGCGGGGGCTCGGCCTCGCGCTGGTCCGCCAGACCGTGCGGCGCAACGGCGGGACGGTGGAGCTGGGGCGGGGTCCGGACGGGGGCGCGGAGTTCTCCGTACGCCTGCCGATCGGGGACCGTACGGGCCGCGGAAACGGCGCTACGAGCACCACGAGCACGGCGGGAGAGCGCGCATGA
- a CDS encoding ATP-dependent 6-phosphofructokinase, with product MRIGILTAGGDCPGLNAVIRSVVHRAVVGHGDEVIGFEDGFKGLLDGHYRPLDLNAVSGILARGGTILGSARLERDRLREAAENCEELSRRYGIDALIPIGGEGTLTAARMLSEAGMPVVGVPKTIDNDISATDRTFGFDTAVGVATEAIDRLKTTAESHQRVMVVEVMGRHAGWIALESGMGGGAHGICLPERPFQVDDLVKMVEERFARGKKFAVICVAEGAHPAEGSMTYAKGEIDQFGHERFQGIGNRLAVELERRLGKEARPVILGHVQRGGTPTAYDRVLATRFGWHAVEAVHRGEFGNMTALRGTSIEMVPLADAVTQLKTVPADRMFEAESVF from the coding sequence ATGCGCATCGGAATTCTCACCGCAGGCGGCGACTGCCCCGGCCTGAACGCAGTGATCCGTTCGGTCGTGCACCGCGCAGTAGTGGGTCACGGCGACGAGGTCATCGGCTTCGAGGACGGCTTCAAGGGCCTCCTGGACGGCCACTACCGCCCGCTGGACCTGAACGCCGTCAGTGGCATCCTGGCGCGCGGCGGCACCATCCTCGGCTCCGCCCGCCTGGAGCGCGACCGGCTCCGCGAGGCCGCCGAGAACTGCGAGGAGCTGTCCCGCCGTTACGGCATAGACGCCCTCATCCCCATCGGCGGCGAGGGCACCCTCACGGCGGCCCGGATGCTCTCCGAGGCCGGCATGCCCGTCGTCGGCGTCCCGAAGACCATCGACAACGACATCTCCGCCACCGACCGCACCTTCGGGTTCGACACCGCGGTGGGCGTCGCGACGGAGGCCATAGACCGCCTCAAGACCACCGCCGAATCCCACCAGCGCGTCATGGTCGTCGAGGTGATGGGCCGTCACGCCGGGTGGATCGCCCTGGAGTCCGGCATGGGCGGCGGCGCGCACGGCATCTGCCTGCCCGAGCGCCCCTTCCAGGTCGACGACCTGGTCAAGATGGTCGAGGAACGCTTCGCCCGCGGCAAGAAGTTCGCGGTCATCTGCGTCGCCGAAGGCGCGCACCCCGCCGAGGGCTCGATGACCTACGCCAAGGGCGAGATCGACCAGTTCGGCCACGAGCGCTTTCAGGGCATCGGCAACCGCCTCGCCGTCGAGCTGGAGCGCCGCCTCGGCAAGGAGGCCCGCCCGGTCATCCTCGGCCACGTCCAGCGCGGCGGCACCCCGACCGCCTACGACCGCGTCCTCGCGACCCGCTTCGGCTGGCACGCAGTGGAGGCCGTGCACCGCGGCGAGTTCGGCAACATGACCGCCCTGCGCGGGACCTCCATCGAGATGGTGCCGCTCGCCGACGCGGTGACCCAGCTGAAGACCGTACCGGCGGACCGGATGTTCGAGGCGGAGTCGGTGTTCTAG
- a CDS encoding NACHT domain-containing protein: MERDAEEAGRTGDDTTRNEFAGTGGPVVMGRDIYGGVTIRTPAPSPAAQGDPDLARAADDLAAAVERQWRQEAALRRLNDPYPLSVRWRPTDPGLLEPWRLLVALATTGVGRAASAERSGWATGPEALSGDGGDLVSVLAKVPTGRLIVLGEPGSGKSVLLVRLVLDLLARRNPGEPVPVLLPLASWDPEQEDLDHWVEQRLGIDYQWLGENNRTGTSRGRELLDAGSIMLVMDGLDEIPDGVRGRAIARINDTLGFNPDLGMVLSTRSAPFAATVRPPNGREVRMTGAAGVTLEPLDLATVATYLKDSAGGPADEARWQGVFSTLAEGPGDQPLGQVLTTPLMAYLARVAYSSPSSAPAGRPDELLDLTRFPTRASIQAHLLDSYVPASYARRETAVPAGRHGQPRWWTTGEAVPFLSFLANDLEHRQQGTTDFGWWTLADAAPRILAGVAVGLVAVPAGVVMPFGAWLGVGMLVGVGVALIGRRWSLPTRSFNRGLAGGLAGSVLGSAAGLGMRYLLGIDSPAGYLVSGLALGLVPGFLGGFRAGLAGGVAASFVGAFVGEPEMGEPASLVNSIGFAVAAACVVTLGRSRMPARGLRWSPLGVLTGMGGGLVLGVAVTVQADARSGLLSGIVAAVGGSFGAGLEARPAEATVAAGPQTVLDQDRVTFWTTAMAGGLAIGVAAVLVIGSVMGPWRGMLVGVADGLATGLAWGFLQARYGSFTLARWWLALHGKVPLRLMPFLADAHRRGVLRQVGATYQLRHAELQRRLAGGE, encoded by the coding sequence GTGGAGCGTGACGCTGAAGAGGCAGGGCGTACGGGGGACGACACGACGCGCAACGAGTTCGCGGGCACCGGCGGGCCCGTCGTCATGGGGCGGGACATCTACGGTGGCGTCACCATCCGGACGCCCGCACCTTCTCCCGCGGCGCAGGGGGACCCCGACCTCGCCAGAGCCGCCGACGACCTCGCGGCGGCGGTCGAACGCCAGTGGAGGCAAGAGGCCGCGCTGCGGCGTCTCAACGATCCCTACCCGCTTTCGGTGCGGTGGCGGCCGACGGATCCCGGGCTCCTGGAGCCCTGGCGTCTGCTGGTCGCGCTCGCCACCACCGGAGTCGGTCGGGCGGCCTCCGCCGAGCGGTCCGGTTGGGCGACCGGCCCGGAGGCGCTCTCGGGCGATGGCGGCGATCTGGTGAGCGTACTGGCCAAGGTCCCCACAGGCCGCCTGATCGTGCTCGGCGAACCCGGCTCCGGCAAAAGCGTCCTGCTGGTCCGACTGGTCCTGGACCTGCTCGCGCGTCGCAACCCCGGAGAACCGGTGCCGGTCCTTCTCCCCCTGGCCTCGTGGGACCCGGAGCAGGAGGATCTGGACCATTGGGTGGAGCAACGGCTGGGCATCGACTACCAGTGGCTCGGCGAAAACAACCGGACGGGCACCAGCAGGGGGCGTGAACTGCTGGACGCCGGCTCGATCATGCTGGTGATGGACGGTCTGGACGAGATCCCCGATGGTGTCCGCGGACGAGCGATCGCCCGGATCAACGACACCCTGGGCTTCAACCCGGACCTCGGCATGGTGCTCAGCACCCGCAGCGCACCCTTCGCCGCCACCGTACGCCCCCCGAACGGGCGCGAGGTGCGAATGACCGGTGCGGCGGGCGTCACGCTGGAGCCGCTGGACCTGGCGACAGTCGCGACGTACCTGAAAGACTCCGCTGGCGGACCGGCCGACGAAGCGCGCTGGCAGGGAGTGTTCTCCACCCTGGCCGAAGGGCCGGGCGACCAGCCTCTGGGGCAGGTGCTCACGACACCGCTGATGGCGTATCTGGCCCGCGTCGCCTACTCCTCCCCGTCGTCCGCCCCGGCGGGCCGCCCGGACGAGCTTCTGGACCTCACACGGTTTCCCACGCGGGCCAGTATCCAGGCGCACCTGCTCGACTCCTACGTCCCCGCCTCCTACGCACGGCGCGAGACCGCGGTTCCGGCCGGGCGCCATGGGCAGCCGCGCTGGTGGACCACCGGGGAGGCGGTTCCGTTCCTCTCCTTCCTCGCCAACGACCTGGAGCACCGCCAGCAGGGAACCACCGACTTCGGATGGTGGACCCTCGCCGACGCGGCGCCGAGAATCCTGGCGGGAGTCGCCGTCGGTCTCGTGGCGGTACCGGCGGGCGTGGTGATGCCGTTCGGCGCCTGGCTCGGGGTCGGCATGCTGGTGGGGGTCGGCGTGGCGTTGATCGGCCGCCGGTGGAGTCTTCCCACCCGGAGCTTCAACCGCGGGCTTGCGGGGGGACTGGCAGGCAGCGTTCTCGGCTCCGCTGCGGGCCTCGGTATGCGCTACCTGCTCGGGATCGACAGCCCGGCAGGCTATCTGGTCAGCGGGCTCGCGCTGGGCCTGGTGCCCGGGTTCCTCGGAGGCTTTCGGGCCGGGCTGGCGGGTGGCGTCGCGGCGTCCTTCGTCGGCGCGTTCGTCGGCGAACCCGAGATGGGAGAACCGGCCTCGCTGGTCAACAGCATTGGGTTCGCGGTCGCTGCCGCCTGCGTGGTCACCCTGGGCCGCAGCCGGATGCCTGCCCGGGGGCTGCGCTGGTCACCGCTCGGCGTACTCACCGGCATGGGCGGCGGACTCGTTCTCGGGGTCGCCGTCACCGTGCAGGCCGACGCGCGCTCAGGGCTCCTGTCCGGGATCGTCGCCGCAGTGGGAGGCTCCTTCGGCGCGGGTCTGGAAGCCAGACCGGCCGAGGCCACGGTCGCTGCCGGCCCGCAGACCGTTTTGGACCAGGACCGGGTCACGTTCTGGACCACGGCCATGGCGGGAGGGCTCGCCATCGGCGTGGCGGCGGTGCTCGTCATCGGATCGGTCATGGGGCCGTGGCGGGGCATGCTGGTCGGCGTGGCCGATGGCCTGGCGACCGGCCTGGCGTGGGGTTTTCTTCAGGCCAGGTACGGATCGTTCACGCTCGCCCGATGGTGGCTCGCCCTGCACGGAAAGGTGCCGTTGCGGTTGATGCCGTTCCTTGCGGACGCGCATCGACGAGGGGTGCTGAGGCAGGTCGGAGCCACGTACCAGTTGCGCCACGCCGAACTGCAGCGTCGACTCGCGGGAGGAGAGTGA
- a CDS encoding response regulator: MIRVLVVEDDPVAADAHRMYVARVEGFEVAAVAHTRAEAVRALDREPVDLLLLDLYLPDGHGLQLLRALRAAGHGADVIAVTSARDLAVVREGVSLGVVQYVLKPFTYPTLRDRLVRYAEFRAAAGEASGQEEVDRALGVLRAPHPAALPKGLSAPTLEAVTRELRGAPDGVTAAATGEALGISRITARRYLEHLVGLGRAARRPHYGQVGRPELHYRWVPEAH, translated from the coding sequence ATGATCCGGGTCCTGGTGGTGGAGGACGATCCGGTGGCCGCCGACGCCCACCGGATGTACGTCGCACGGGTGGAGGGCTTCGAGGTGGCGGCGGTGGCGCACACGCGGGCGGAGGCGGTACGGGCGCTGGACCGGGAGCCCGTCGATCTGCTGCTGCTCGACCTCTACCTCCCCGACGGCCACGGGCTCCAGCTGCTGCGCGCGCTGCGGGCGGCCGGGCACGGCGCCGACGTGATCGCGGTGACCTCGGCGAGGGACCTCGCGGTGGTGCGTGAGGGTGTCTCGCTGGGGGTGGTGCAGTACGTGCTGAAGCCGTTCACCTACCCGACGCTGCGGGACCGGCTGGTGCGGTACGCGGAGTTCCGGGCGGCGGCCGGGGAGGCGAGCGGCCAGGAGGAGGTGGACCGGGCGCTCGGGGTGCTGCGCGCACCGCACCCGGCCGCGCTGCCGAAGGGGCTGAGCGCCCCCACGCTGGAAGCGGTCACCCGTGAGCTGCGCGGGGCGCCGGACGGGGTGACTGCGGCGGCCACCGGCGAGGCGCTGGGCATCTCCCGCATCACCGCACGCCGTTACCTGGAACACCTCGTCGGTCTCGGCCGGGCCGCCCGCCGGCCGCACTACGGCCAGGTCGGACGGCCGGAGCTGCACTACCGGTGGGTGCCGGAGGCGCACTGA
- the pyk gene encoding pyruvate kinase — translation MRRSKIVCTLGPAVDSHEKLVALIEAGMSVARFNFSHGTHEEHQGRYDRVRKAAAETGRAVGVLADLQGPKIRLAKFAEGPVELVRGDEFTITAEDVPGDKSICGTTYKGLPGDVAKGDPILINDGNVELKVVSVEGPRVKTIVIEGGVISDHKGINLPGAAVNVPALSEKDVDDLRFALRMGCDMVALSFVRDAEDVKDVHKVMDEEGRRVPVIAKVEKPQAVEHMEGVVLAFDGVMVARGDLAVEYPLEKVPMVQKRLVELCRRNAKPVIVATQMMESMITNSRPTRAEASDVANAILDGADAVMLSAESSVGAYPIETVKTMAKIVVAAEEELLSKGLQPLVPGKKPRTQGGAVARAAAEIADFLDGKALVAFTQSGDTARRLSRYRAAQPVLAFTTDESTRNQLTLSWGVEAHVVPHVETTDAMVDMVDAELLKLGRYNEGDTMIITAGSPPGIPGTTNMVHVHHVGGRDRA, via the coding sequence ATGCGCCGTTCCAAAATCGTCTGCACCCTCGGTCCCGCCGTCGACTCCCACGAGAAGCTGGTCGCTCTGATCGAGGCCGGCATGAGCGTGGCCCGATTCAACTTCAGCCACGGCACCCACGAAGAGCACCAGGGCCGGTACGACCGTGTCCGCAAGGCTGCCGCCGAGACCGGGCGGGCGGTGGGCGTGCTCGCCGACCTCCAGGGCCCGAAGATCCGCCTCGCGAAGTTCGCCGAGGGCCCCGTCGAGCTGGTCCGCGGTGACGAGTTCACCATCACAGCCGAGGACGTCCCCGGCGACAAGTCGATCTGCGGCACGACCTACAAGGGTCTGCCGGGCGACGTCGCCAAGGGCGACCCGATCCTCATCAACGACGGCAACGTCGAGCTGAAGGTCGTCTCGGTCGAGGGCCCCCGGGTCAAGACCATCGTCATCGAGGGCGGTGTCATCTCCGACCACAAGGGCATCAACCTGCCCGGCGCGGCGGTCAACGTCCCCGCCCTGTCCGAGAAGGACGTGGACGACCTCCGGTTCGCCCTGCGGATGGGCTGCGACATGGTCGCCCTCTCCTTCGTCCGTGACGCCGAGGACGTCAAGGACGTCCACAAGGTGATGGACGAGGAGGGCCGCCGGGTCCCCGTCATCGCCAAGGTGGAGAAGCCGCAGGCGGTCGAGCACATGGAGGGCGTCGTCCTGGCGTTCGACGGTGTGATGGTGGCCCGTGGCGACCTCGCCGTCGAGTACCCGCTGGAGAAGGTCCCGATGGTGCAGAAGCGCCTGGTGGAGCTCTGCCGGCGCAACGCCAAGCCGGTGATCGTGGCGACCCAGATGATGGAGTCGATGATCACCAACTCCCGTCCGACGCGCGCCGAGGCGTCCGACGTCGCCAACGCGATCCTGGACGGTGCGGACGCGGTCATGCTGTCCGCCGAGTCCTCGGTCGGCGCGTACCCGATCGAGACGGTCAAGACGATGGCGAAGATCGTCGTCGCCGCCGAGGAGGAGCTCCTCTCCAAGGGCCTCCAGCCGCTCGTCCCGGGCAAGAAGCCGCGCACCCAGGGTGGTGCGGTCGCCCGCGCCGCCGCCGAGATCGCGGACTTCCTGGACGGCAAGGCGCTGGTAGCGTTCACCCAGTCCGGTGACACCGCCCGCCGCCTGTCCCGCTACCGCGCCGCGCAGCCGGTGCTCGCCTTCACCACGGACGAGTCCACCCGCAACCAGCTCACCCTGAGCTGGGGCGTCGAGGCCCACGTCGTGCCGCACGTGGAGACCACCGACGCGATGGTCGACATGGTCGACGCCGAGCTGCTGAAGCTCGGCCGCTACAACGAGGGCGACACGATGATCATCACCGCCGGTTCGCCCCCCGGCATCCCCGGCACCACCAACATGGTGCACGTCCACCACGTGGGCGGTCGCGACCGCGCCTGA
- a CDS encoding acetate kinase, protein MTHTTTDATTGQGGAGAAPSGAHRVLVLNSGSSSVKYQLLDMRDHSRLASGLVERIGEETSRLVHTPRPGEGGEARERNGRIADHSAALKAAAEELAADGLGLDSPELAAIGHRVVHGGLRFTEPTVVTDDVLKEIERLVPVAPLHNPANITGIRTAQELRPDLPQVAVFDTAFHTTMPEHAARYAIDVETADAHRVRRYGFHGTSHAYVSRRTAKLLGRPVEELNIIVLHLGNGASASAVAGGRCVDTSMGLTPLEGLVMGTRSGDIDPAVTFHLKRVAGMSADEIDELLNKKSGLVGLCGDNDMREIRRRVDEGDERAALAFDIYIHRLKKYIGAYTAVLGRVDAVAFTAGVGENSAPVREAAIAGLEELGMAVDGALNAVRSPQPRLISPEYARVAVAVVPTDEELEIAGQTFALVGRAAGDGGDGSGTRPEEAGATHP, encoded by the coding sequence ATGACCCACACGACGACCGACGCGACGACCGGGCAGGGCGGGGCGGGTGCCGCGCCCTCCGGCGCGCACCGGGTGCTCGTGCTCAACTCCGGCTCCTCGTCGGTGAAGTACCAGCTGCTGGACATGCGCGACCACTCCCGGCTCGCCTCCGGGCTGGTGGAGCGCATCGGTGAGGAAACGTCCCGCCTGGTGCACACCCCGCGTCCGGGCGAGGGCGGCGAGGCCCGTGAGCGCAACGGCCGGATCGCCGACCACTCGGCGGCCCTGAAGGCCGCGGCCGAGGAGCTGGCGGCCGACGGGCTGGGCCTGGACTCCCCCGAGCTGGCCGCGATCGGGCACCGGGTGGTGCACGGCGGGCTCCGGTTCACCGAGCCGACCGTGGTCACCGACGACGTGCTCAAGGAGATCGAGCGGCTGGTGCCGGTCGCCCCGCTGCACAACCCGGCGAACATCACCGGCATCCGTACGGCCCAGGAACTGCGGCCGGACCTGCCGCAGGTCGCGGTCTTCGACACCGCGTTCCACACCACGATGCCCGAGCACGCGGCCCGGTACGCGATCGACGTGGAGACCGCCGACGCCCACCGGGTGCGCCGGTACGGCTTCCACGGCACCTCGCACGCGTACGTCTCGCGCCGTACGGCGAAGCTGCTGGGCCGGCCGGTCGAGGAGCTCAACATCATCGTGCTGCACCTCGGCAACGGCGCCTCGGCGTCCGCCGTGGCGGGCGGGCGGTGCGTGGACACCTCGATGGGCCTGACCCCGCTGGAGGGCCTCGTCATGGGGACCCGCTCCGGGGACATCGACCCGGCGGTCACCTTCCACCTGAAGCGGGTGGCGGGGATGTCGGCGGACGAGATCGACGAGCTGCTCAACAAGAAGAGCGGTCTGGTCGGCCTCTGCGGCGACAACGACATGCGAGAGATCCGCCGCCGCGTGGACGAGGGCGACGAGCGCGCCGCCCTCGCCTTCGACATCTACATCCACCGGCTGAAGAAGTACATCGGCGCCTACACGGCCGTCCTCGGCCGGGTGGACGCGGTGGCCTTCACGGCGGGGGTCGGCGAGAACTCGGCCCCGGTACGGGAGGCGGCCATCGCCGGTCTGGAGGAGCTGGGCATGGCGGTGGACGGCGCTCTGAACGCCGTACGGTCGCCCCAGCCCCGGCTGATCTCCCCCGAGTACGCCCGGGTCGCGGTCGCCGTGGTCCCGACGGACGAGGAACTGGAGATCGCCGGACAGACGTTCGCGCTGGTCGGACGGGCCGCCGGGGACGGCGGCGACGGAAGCGGCACCAGGCCCGAGGAGGCCGGGGCGACGCACCCGTAG